A stretch of Oreochromis aureus strain Israel breed Guangdong linkage group 11, ZZ_aureus, whole genome shotgun sequence DNA encodes these proteins:
- the si:dkey-7j14.6 gene encoding membrane-spanning 4-domains subfamily A member 4A: MASTSITTIGGVMVVTQVIPKDDGSIQLQNAGISTTPAPPPVKKTTPIPVKMDDMTVAFMRGQPHALGVVQIMIGLLCILFGLTAVYSWAMIAYSPFALGAAFVVSGSVALAAGRRTSISLVWGSLVSNVISVLIGLAGVAYTCWLLAECPPSYRFCDRQSFIEFEDVEDLRRRCSQNFYTLDVVLYGLLGLFLVLLVLQTCVTIVVCVFSGKAIRLRTPFSLSVESDDRRGLLPAYSP, from the exons ATGGCATCCACATCTATCACCACCATCGGTGGAGTGATGGTCGTGACTCAGGTCATTCCCAAGGATGACGGCTCCATCCAGCTCCAGAACGCCGGCATCTCCACCACACCGGCCCCTCCCCCTGTCAAAAAGACCACACCCATCCCAGTCAAGATGGACGACATGACCGTCGCCTTCATGCGGGGACAGCCGCACGCTCTCGGG GTCGTTCAGATCATGATTGGGCTGCTGTGCATCCTGTTCGGTCTGACCGCCGTCTACTCGTGGGCCATGATCGCTTACTCTCCATTCGCCCTCGGCGCCGCT TTTGTCGTCTCCGGCTCGGTGGCCCTGGCGGCAGGGAGACGCACTTCCATCTCACTG GTTTGGGGGTCCCTGGTATCCAACGTGATAAGCGTCCTGATTGGCCTGGCCGGTGTGGCCTACACCTGCTGGCTGCTGGCCGAATGCCCCCCCTCCTATCGCTTCTGTGACCGACAGAGCTTCATCGAGTTCGAGGACGTAGAAGACCTGAGGAGGAGATGCAGCCAAAATTTTTATACACTGGAT gTGGTTCTTTACGGGCTCCTCGGCCTCTTCCTGGTTCTCCTCGTCCTGCAGACCTGCGTCACCATCGTCGTCTGTGTTTTCTCTGGGAAAGCCATCCGGCTCCGCACACCATTTTCTCTCAGC GTGGAGTCTGATGATCGCAGAGGTCTGCTGCCGGCCTACTCACCCTGA
- the LOC120442777 gene encoding putative protein TPRXL isoform X2 produces the protein MEKLLVLCLALSLTASDNNTSAPSTANSASASSTANSASAPSTANSASASSTANSASAPSTANSASAPSTANSASASSTANSASAPSTANSASASSTANSVSAPSTANSASASSTANTTAVGTNLTTASPDVTGTLTTPQNSSSANTTTNNATSTTPPPGNGTNTNSSATSSPTTASNGTATNQSITTPSTATSTTQSTAASAASSSAGVPGWGIALLVLAAVVLLLLLLLLIGLLVWCCCYRGRSQGFSPYDHLNSRDDIPLYTTHGRFEATNGRSYEQTERPMRS, from the exons ATGGAGAAACTGCTCGTGCTCTGCCTCGCTCTCAGCCTCACCGCCTCAG ACAACAACACATCTGCTCCCAGTACCGCCAACAGCGCATCTGCTTCCAGTACCGCCAACAGCGCATCTGCTCCCAGTACCGCCAACAGCGCATCTGCTTCCAGTACCGCCAACAGTGCATCTGCTCCCAGTACTGCCAACAGCGCATCTGCTCCCAGTACCGCCAACAGCGCATCTGCTTCCAGTACCGCCAACAGCGCATCTGCTCCCAGTACCGCCAACAGCGCATCTGCTTCCAGTACCGCCAACAGCGTATCTGCTCCCAGTACCGCCAACAGCGCATCTGCTTCCAGTACCGCCAACACCACCGCAGTGGGGACGAACTTGACGACCGCCTCTCCGGATGTCACCGGAACGCTCACGACCCCGCAGAACAGCTCATctgcaaacacaacaacaaacaacgCAACCTCTACAACCCCTCCGCCCGGTAACGGCACCAACACCAATTCCTCCGCGACATCCTCCCCTACCACAGCAAGCAACGGAACGGCCACAAACCAGTCGATCACAACTCCGAGCACGGCCACGAGTACGACCCAGAGCACGGCGGCGTCTGCGGCCAGCAGTAGTGCGGGGGTTCCTGGGTGGGGCATAGCTCTGCTGGTCCTGGCGGCTGtggttttgctgctgctgctcctgctgctgatcgGACTG CTGGTGTGGTGCTGCTGCTACAGGGGGCGCTCCCAAGGCTTCAGTCCCTACGACCACCTGAACAGCAGAGACGACATCCCTCTCTACACCACTCACGGGCGCTTTGAAGCCACCAATGGGAGATCATAC GAGCAGACCGAGCGGCCGATGAGGAGCTAA
- the LOC120442777 gene encoding putative protein TPRXL isoform X1, whose amino-acid sequence MEKLLVLCLALSLTASDNNTSAPSTANSASASSTANSASAPSTANSASASSTANSASAPSTANSASAPSTANSASASSTANSASAPSTANSASASSTANSVSAPSTANSASASSTANTTAVGTNLTTASPDVTGTLTTPQNSSSANTTTNNATSTTPPPGNGTNTNSSATSSPTTASNGTATNQSITTPSTATSTTQSTAASAASSSAGVPGWGIALLVLAAVVLLLLLLLLIGLLVWCCCYRGRSQGFSPYDHLNSRDDIPLYTTHGRFEATNGRSYEVNNPNVLEGKITTMS is encoded by the exons ATGGAGAAACTGCTCGTGCTCTGCCTCGCTCTCAGCCTCACCGCCTCAG ACAACAACACATCTGCTCCCAGTACCGCCAACAGCGCATCTGCTTCCAGTACCGCCAACAGCGCATCTGCTCCCAGTACCGCCAACAGCGCATCTGCTTCCAGTACCGCCAACAGTGCATCTGCTCCCAGTACTGCCAACAGCGCATCTGCTCCCAGTACCGCCAACAGCGCATCTGCTTCCAGTACCGCCAACAGCGCATCTGCTCCCAGTACCGCCAACAGCGCATCTGCTTCCAGTACCGCCAACAGCGTATCTGCTCCCAGTACCGCCAACAGCGCATCTGCTTCCAGTACCGCCAACACCACCGCAGTGGGGACGAACTTGACGACCGCCTCTCCGGATGTCACCGGAACGCTCACGACCCCGCAGAACAGCTCATctgcaaacacaacaacaaacaacgCAACCTCTACAACCCCTCCGCCCGGTAACGGCACCAACACCAATTCCTCCGCGACATCCTCCCCTACCACAGCAAGCAACGGAACGGCCACAAACCAGTCGATCACAACTCCGAGCACGGCCACGAGTACGACCCAGAGCACGGCGGCGTCTGCGGCCAGCAGTAGTGCGGGGGTTCCTGGGTGGGGCATAGCTCTGCTGGTCCTGGCGGCTGtggttttgctgctgctgctcctgctgctgatcgGACTG CTGGTGTGGTGCTGCTGCTACAGGGGGCGCTCCCAAGGCTTCAGTCCCTACGACCACCTGAACAGCAGAGACGACATCCCTCTCTACACCACTCACGGGCGCTTTGAAGCCACCAATGGGAGATCATAC GAGGTGAACAACCCAAATGTTCTCGAAGGGAAGATTACAACAATGTCCTGA
- the nudt17 gene encoding nucleoside diphosphate-linked moiety X motif 17, with amino-acid sequence MDVVGVAMDKVRRILVYVCKERAAPRRAQFVQSVTGHFTDSGEDEVEVSCTLEKNQFILYKGDRGRGVPLKRPAFCPIKHLSATDAAAIPLDIQQRGVDVGVAILLQTANQRVLLTRRAKELRIFPNVWVPPGGHVELDETLLGAGLRELHEETGLKLEPEQVSPTVLGLWESVFPPMLSRGLPQRHHVVVYMLLHSSLTHLQLQPSLRPSPAEVSACLWAESRLVRAIVSAVDGEDASVQLDDLPSSISVSQVSADGALTESSMPLVVFTSRAPAGGPDVERVSTGTKFALELWLRSLDVPDL; translated from the exons ATGGACGTGGTCGGGGTCGCCATGGATAAAGTGAGGAGGATCCTGGTGTATGTGTGCAAAGAGCGAGCGGCTCCACGGAGAGCTCAGTTTGTTCAG AGTGTAACGGGTCACTTCACTGACAGCGGCGAGGATGAGGTGGAGGTGAGCTGCACGCTGGAGAAAAACCAGTTCATTCTTTACAAAGGAGACAGAGGACGAGGGGTCCCGCTGAAG AGACCGGCTTTCTGTCCCATCAAACACCTGTCAGCCACGGACGCAGCTGCAATCCCATTGGACATCCAACAGCGTGGAGTGGATGTGGGTGTGGCTATCCTCCTgcagacagccaatcagagagtgTTGCTGACACGGCGGGCAAAGGAGCTTCGCATATTTCCCAACGTCTGGGTTCCTCCag GAGGTCATGTGGAGCTAGATGAGACG CTGCTGGGTGCAGGTCTGAGAGAGCTGCACGAGGAAACTGGACTCAAACTGGAGCCGGAGCAGGTTTCTCCAACAGTCCTGGGCCTGTGGGAG TCGGTGTTTCCTCCCATGCTGTCCAGAGGACTTCCTCAGAGACACCACGTAGTCGTCTACATGCTGCTGCATTCGTCTCTCACTCACCTGCAGTTACAG CCATCTCTCAGGCCTTCACCTGCTGAGGTCAGCGCGTGTCTGTGGGCGGAAAGCCGGCTGGTCAGAGCCATCGTGTCCGCTGTGGACGGAGAGGACGCCAGTGTTCAGCTGGACGACCTGCCGAGTAGCATCAG CGTGTCGCAGGTCTCTGCAGACGGAGCTCTGACTGAGTCTTCGATGCCTCTGGTGGTCTTCACCAGTCGCGCTCCAGCCGGCGGTCCCGACGTGGAGCGGGTCAGCACCGGGACCAAGTTCGCCCTGGAGCTGTGGCTGAGAAGCCTCGACGtccctgacctctga